Proteins encoded by one window of Myxococcus guangdongensis:
- a CDS encoding YciI family protein: MRFMVMVKATKESEEGILPDEKLLTDMGKYNEELVKAGVMIGGEGLLPSSKGVRVRFSGTSRTVIDGPFTETKELVAGFWLFQVKSLAEAIEWVKRCPNPMLSESDIEIRQVAEMEDFGDVMTPELRAQEDNLRQQISKS, translated from the coding sequence ATGCGATTCATGGTGATGGTGAAGGCGACGAAGGAGTCCGAAGAGGGAATCCTGCCGGACGAGAAGCTGCTGACCGACATGGGGAAGTACAACGAGGAGCTGGTGAAGGCGGGCGTGATGATTGGTGGCGAGGGACTCCTCCCCAGCTCGAAGGGCGTACGGGTGCGCTTCTCCGGGACGTCGCGGACCGTGATTGACGGGCCCTTCACGGAGACGAAGGAGCTGGTGGCCGGCTTCTGGCTGTTCCAGGTGAAGTCCCTGGCGGAGGCCATCGAGTGGGTGAAGCGCTGCCCGAACCCGATGCTGAGCGAGTCCGACATCGAAATCCGCCAGGTCGCCGAGATGGAGGACTTCGGCGACGTGATGACGCCCGAGCTGCGGGCGCAGGAAGACAACCTGCGGCAGCAAATCTCCAAGAGCTGA
- a CDS encoding fibronectin type III domain-containing protein, giving the protein MQLPGLLHRAGRTAFAVLTTLLCLLLPAHVLAADRGAWAPNTPYTVGDIVSYSGKGYDCRQSHTSLVGWEPPNVPALWLERTGNPPQDTQAPSAPPSLTSTAKTHESVSLSWGASTDNVGVTGYEVFVNGGTAASASTSGATSATVTGLAQNTTYTFTVKARDAAGNRSAASSAHSVTTSPRPAADTVPPSTPGSLRSTGVSNSSVSLTWGASTDNVGVTGYEIFVNGGSSASATTTGATSATVTGLNANTTYTFTAKARDAAGNRSAASNSVSATTTGTPPPGNKIIVGYWHNFDNGSTNIRLRDISAKFNVIQVAFAEPVGGAGSGNMAFTPYNASVADFKADIALLKSQGRKVLISIGGANGTVHLDDATARQNFVTTMQNLITTYGFDGLDLDLEGSSLSLNGGDTDFRNPTTPRIVNIIQATRQLLNQNGTGFVLTMAPETAYVQGGMSAYGGPWGAYLPVIHALRDRLTYLHVQHYNTGTVMALDGRAYAQSTPDFHVAMAEMMIQGFPVGGNTSAMFPGLRADQVLIGLPSSPQAAGGGYTTPANVHKALDYLLKGQSFGGTYVLRNPAGYPGFKGLMTWSINWDRFTNFEFSNSHRAYLDTYP; this is encoded by the coding sequence ATGCAGCTCCCAGGACTTCTCCATCGGGCGGGACGCACCGCCTTCGCGGTCCTCACCACCCTGCTGTGCCTGCTGCTCCCCGCGCACGTCCTGGCGGCGGACCGGGGCGCATGGGCGCCCAACACGCCGTACACCGTGGGCGACATCGTCTCGTATTCCGGCAAGGGCTACGACTGCCGGCAGTCCCACACGTCGCTCGTCGGCTGGGAGCCGCCGAACGTCCCGGCCCTCTGGTTGGAGCGTACGGGGAATCCACCGCAGGACACCCAGGCCCCCTCTGCCCCACCTTCGCTCACGTCCACGGCGAAGACGCATGAGAGCGTGTCGTTGTCCTGGGGCGCGTCCACGGACAACGTCGGCGTCACTGGCTACGAAGTCTTCGTCAACGGCGGCACGGCCGCGTCCGCCTCCACGTCGGGTGCCACCAGCGCCACGGTGACGGGCCTCGCGCAGAACACCACGTACACCTTCACCGTGAAGGCCCGGGACGCCGCGGGCAACCGCTCGGCGGCGAGCAGCGCGCACAGCGTGACCACCTCGCCTCGGCCCGCGGCCGACACCGTGCCTCCGTCCACGCCCGGCAGTCTGCGCTCCACCGGTGTGAGCAACAGCAGCGTGTCGCTGACCTGGGGCGCGTCCACGGACAACGTGGGCGTCACCGGCTACGAAATCTTCGTCAACGGCGGAAGCAGCGCCTCGGCCACCACCACGGGCGCCACCAGCGCCACGGTGACGGGCCTCAACGCGAACACCACGTACACCTTCACCGCGAAGGCGCGCGACGCCGCGGGCAACCGCTCGGCGGCGAGCAACAGCGTGTCCGCGACGACGACGGGCACGCCGCCCCCGGGCAACAAAATCATCGTGGGCTACTGGCACAACTTCGACAACGGCTCGACGAACATCCGCCTGCGCGACATCTCCGCGAAGTTCAACGTCATCCAGGTCGCCTTCGCCGAGCCCGTGGGCGGCGCGGGCTCCGGCAACATGGCCTTCACGCCGTACAACGCGAGCGTCGCGGACTTCAAGGCGGACATCGCGCTGCTCAAGAGCCAGGGCCGCAAGGTGCTCATCTCCATCGGCGGCGCGAACGGCACGGTGCACCTGGATGACGCCACCGCGCGGCAGAACTTCGTCACCACGATGCAGAACCTCATCACCACCTACGGCTTCGACGGGCTCGATCTGGACCTGGAGGGCAGCTCGCTGTCGCTCAACGGCGGGGACACCGACTTCCGAAACCCCACCACGCCGCGCATCGTCAACATCATCCAGGCCACGCGCCAACTGCTCAACCAGAACGGCACGGGCTTCGTCCTCACCATGGCGCCCGAGACGGCCTACGTGCAGGGCGGCATGTCCGCGTACGGCGGCCCCTGGGGCGCGTACCTGCCCGTCATCCACGCGCTGCGAGACAGGCTGACGTACCTGCACGTGCAGCACTACAACACCGGCACCGTCATGGCGCTCGACGGGCGCGCCTACGCGCAGAGCACGCCGGACTTCCACGTGGCCATGGCGGAGATGATGATTCAGGGCTTCCCGGTGGGCGGCAACACCAGCGCGATGTTCCCGGGGCTGCGCGCGGACCAGGTGCTCATCGGCCTGCCGTCGTCACCGCAGGCGGCGGGCGGCGGGTACACCACGCCGGCCAACGTGCACAAGGCGCTCGACTACCTGCTCAAGGGCCAGTCCTTCGGCGGCACGTACGTGCTGCGAAACCCCGCGGGCTACCCCGGCTTCAAGGGCCTGATGACCTGGTCCATCAACTGGGACAGGTTCACCAACTTCGAGTTCTCCAACAGCCACCGCGCGTACCTGGACACCTACCCGTAG
- a CDS encoding SDR family oxidoreductase, whose protein sequence is MSPSSPQGISSPAQVLERIRQCAASVTRYPLDILTAEASLEDELGIDSVKLAEIAAVVAREFNLSADRLPRGAKARTLGAIAEGVAALLAQSAPVVAAASMVRGAPEAVRSPAPVDSRSVASPVASEAMPRATSVGAASAAAHATPRHVKDASRDLESKVRAVFARVTRYPEELLTLDADLEDELGIDSVKQAEVLAVLIKELGWEVGPKPSQRLRTLSAICEAIRSQQGAAPVTSPVVEQVPVRAAPPSRSQPPLPFEGKVALVTGSGKGIGKVIAMRLASAGATVVVNSFHSRDDGERTAQEILAAGGKALHLWGSVAHEEHLERLFSAIDERLGGLDFLVCNASNGLIGPFDRIAPRDWDKAFRTCVTGTYECAMRARPLMARRGGGAIVTMSTSMSQRYMHDLGCQGVVKAAVESLTRYLAAELAPEGIRTNCVSAGPVHGELLGMFPDAPGRVARWEAATPGGQLCTADDVADVTELLLGARTQRVNGAVWVVDGGLSGTVDGLLPARPERTHGHDGRARLALDA, encoded by the coding sequence ATGTCCCCGTCATCTCCGCAGGGCATTTCTTCTCCCGCTCAGGTCCTGGAGCGGATTCGTCAGTGCGCGGCCTCCGTCACGCGGTATCCGCTCGACATCCTCACGGCGGAGGCCTCGCTCGAGGATGAGCTGGGCATCGACTCGGTGAAGCTCGCCGAGATCGCCGCCGTCGTGGCGCGCGAGTTCAACCTCTCCGCGGACCGACTGCCGCGAGGGGCGAAGGCGCGCACGCTCGGAGCCATCGCGGAGGGCGTCGCCGCGCTGCTCGCGCAGTCCGCGCCCGTCGTGGCGGCGGCCTCCATGGTGCGGGGCGCACCCGAGGCCGTGAGGAGCCCGGCCCCGGTGGATTCCCGCTCCGTGGCGTCTCCCGTCGCGTCGGAGGCGATGCCCAGGGCGACCTCGGTGGGCGCTGCGTCCGCCGCGGCGCACGCCACGCCACGCCACGTGAAGGACGCGTCGAGGGACCTCGAGTCGAAGGTCCGCGCCGTGTTCGCGCGGGTGACGCGCTATCCAGAGGAGCTGCTGACGCTCGACGCCGACCTGGAGGACGAGCTGGGCATCGACTCCGTCAAGCAGGCGGAGGTGCTGGCCGTGCTCATCAAGGAGCTCGGTTGGGAAGTGGGGCCGAAGCCGTCCCAGCGGCTGCGAACCCTCTCCGCCATCTGCGAGGCCATCCGTTCGCAGCAGGGCGCGGCGCCGGTGACGAGCCCTGTCGTGGAGCAGGTGCCCGTGCGGGCCGCGCCGCCGTCCAGGAGCCAGCCGCCGCTTCCGTTCGAGGGCAAGGTCGCGCTCGTCACGGGTTCGGGGAAGGGCATCGGCAAGGTCATCGCCATGCGCCTGGCCAGCGCGGGAGCCACGGTGGTGGTCAACTCGTTCCACTCGCGGGACGACGGGGAGCGGACCGCGCAGGAGATCCTCGCGGCGGGTGGCAAGGCGCTGCACCTGTGGGGCTCGGTCGCGCACGAGGAGCACCTGGAGCGGCTGTTCTCCGCCATCGACGAGCGGCTCGGCGGATTGGACTTCCTGGTGTGCAACGCGTCCAACGGGCTCATCGGCCCGTTCGACCGGATTGCGCCTCGGGATTGGGACAAGGCGTTCCGCACCTGCGTCACCGGGACGTACGAGTGCGCCATGCGGGCCCGTCCGCTGATGGCGCGGCGCGGGGGCGGAGCCATCGTCACGATGTCGACGTCCATGTCCCAGCGGTACATGCACGACCTGGGATGCCAGGGCGTGGTGAAGGCCGCGGTCGAATCGCTCACCCGGTACCTGGCGGCGGAGCTGGCGCCCGAGGGCATCCGCACCAACTGCGTGTCGGCGGGCCCGGTGCACGGTGAGCTGCTGGGGATGTTCCCGGATGCGCCCGGGCGCGTGGCGCGCTGGGAGGCCGCGACGCCGGGAGGACAGCTCTGCACCGCGGACGACGTGGCGGACGTGACGGAGCTCTTGCTGGGCGCGCGGACGCAGCGGGTGAACGGCGCGGTCTGGGTCGTGGACGGTGGGCTCTCCGGGACGGTGGATGGCCTGCTGCCCGCGAGACCTGAGCGCACCCACGGACACGATGGACGGGCGCGGCTCGCCCTGGACGCCTGA
- a CDS encoding transcriptional regulator, whose protein sequence is MTRAASEAAALGDAAPDVRTFTRHLGAQLARATDPLLALERLHSRDLALALACAEGVPAARALLEQDVFLKLHVPLSRIHPSPMFVDEVLQVLRANLLMPRTDAPSRLLGYAGSGPLLHWVSISAVRLALRMRKALGDESLVDAEVLAAHPAPGGLELGFVREEARGHVRAAFIRAVASLDDEDRELLRLHFVERLSLERMGTLFGLHKSTLSRRLSVVQSLLEKRTRRALTERLSLPEPEVDSLMRAIQGRLDLSLSGLLEGRP, encoded by the coding sequence GTGACGCGCGCTGCCTCCGAGGCCGCGGCCCTCGGTGACGCCGCGCCCGATGTCCGAACCTTCACACGACATCTCGGTGCGCAGCTCGCGCGCGCCACGGACCCGCTGCTCGCGTTGGAGCGGTTGCACAGCCGGGACCTCGCGCTCGCGCTCGCGTGCGCGGAAGGAGTGCCCGCGGCCCGTGCGCTGCTGGAGCAGGACGTCTTCCTCAAGCTGCACGTCCCATTGTCGCGCATCCACCCCTCGCCCATGTTCGTGGACGAGGTGCTTCAGGTCCTGCGCGCCAACCTCCTGATGCCTCGCACGGATGCGCCCTCGCGGCTGCTCGGGTACGCGGGTTCGGGGCCGCTGCTGCACTGGGTGAGCATCTCCGCGGTGCGGCTCGCGCTGCGGATGCGCAAGGCGCTCGGAGACGAGTCGCTCGTCGATGCCGAGGTGCTCGCCGCGCATCCCGCGCCTGGAGGCTTGGAGTTGGGCTTCGTCCGCGAGGAGGCCCGAGGTCACGTGCGCGCGGCCTTCATCCGAGCCGTGGCTTCGCTGGATGACGAGGACCGCGAGTTGTTGAGGCTGCACTTCGTCGAGCGACTGTCGCTCGAGCGCATGGGCACGTTGTTCGGCCTGCACAAGTCCACGCTCTCCCGCCGGCTCTCCGTGGTGCAGTCCCTGCTGGAGAAGCGCACGCGCCGCGCGCTCACCGAGCGACTGTCGCTGCCCGAGCCGGAGGTGGACAGCCTGATGCGCGCCATCCAGGGTCGGTTGGACTTGAGCCTCTCGGGACTTCTGGAAGGACGGCCGTGA
- a CDS encoding DEAD/DEAH box helicase: MSATADLLETIQEEARPETWSAGMGLARAGAVSVQSVGEEETVLRVRATGRPAPVTTTLYPEDEIWECDCRGKHDPCEHVVAAALFLHHTAQKGPPPRPAAPARPAAPARPAAPSRPATAPAPGARPGATAKPERLVYRFKRVDGGLQLERLVVRPDNTARLLARSLSSLLTNPVEAARIQVEPCDRVVDALLARPTRGALPPERLDALLRALEPARTILFDGMLMSVSSELLLPRITVEDRGEQTVMKVDKDSRVTEVISPGIAMGGGVLFRLGEQSISGSRLEKLPQERAFSPDQMGDLTGKVLPELAKRLPVDVKSRRLPAIDRTLKPRISLELDPLEGGLSVLPTLVYGSPPTVRIDNGRMVYLSGAVPVRDEGAEQKLVHGLRDELNMVPGRRVSVQGKEAVQLADKLRRWRGGLTGDAARFVSPDVKLKPVLGVQTGTTEVGAPSVGFSFNFEVEGAGPDAPRMVDAAAVMKAYEEGLGLVPLEGGGWAPLPTQWLKSHGQRVTDLLSARDSNGRIANHAIPQLTDLCEALEHPPPPGLEKLAPLVKGFEKLPEPQLPRDLTAKLRPYQLHGVSWLTFLRQAGLGGVLADDMGLGKTLQTICMIGKGTLVVAPTSVLPNWHAEVRRFRPSLKVSVYHGPGRSLDETADVTLTTYALLRLDAEVLGAKTWDMVVLDEAQAIKNPDSQVARAAYELESNFRLALSGTPIENRLEELWSLMHFTNRGLLGGRKDFEERWARPVSDNLKGAAERLRARIRPFVLRRLKREVAPELPPRTESVRHVTLSEHERAVYDAVYSATREEVVSQLEAGGSVLKALEALLRLRQAACHPALVPGQQAKSSSKVQALAEALGTAVADGHKALVFSQWTSMLDLIEPALREADIGFIRLDGSTSNRGAVADAFQDPNGPPVMLISLKAGATGLNLTAADHVFLVDPWWNPSVENQAADRAHRIGQQRPVMVYRLVSQGTVEEKILTLQDKKRALFESALGGGSGGGAAITRADLMQLLD; the protein is encoded by the coding sequence ATGTCCGCGACCGCCGACCTGCTCGAAACCATCCAGGAGGAAGCGCGCCCGGAGACCTGGTCCGCCGGCATGGGCCTGGCCCGCGCCGGCGCTGTCTCGGTGCAGTCCGTCGGCGAGGAGGAGACGGTGCTGCGCGTGCGCGCCACCGGCCGCCCCGCCCCCGTGACGACGACCCTCTATCCCGAGGACGAAATCTGGGAGTGCGACTGCCGGGGGAAGCATGACCCGTGCGAGCACGTGGTGGCCGCCGCCCTCTTCCTCCACCACACCGCGCAGAAGGGCCCCCCGCCCCGCCCGGCGGCGCCTGCGCGTCCCGCCGCGCCCGCTCGTCCCGCCGCCCCCTCTCGCCCCGCGACGGCACCCGCGCCCGGCGCACGGCCTGGCGCGACGGCCAAGCCCGAGCGATTGGTGTACCGCTTCAAGCGCGTGGACGGTGGCCTGCAGTTGGAGCGGCTGGTGGTCCGTCCGGACAACACCGCGCGGCTGCTGGCGCGCAGCCTGTCCTCGCTGCTCACGAACCCCGTGGAGGCCGCGCGCATCCAGGTGGAGCCGTGTGACCGCGTGGTGGACGCGCTGCTCGCGAGGCCCACGCGCGGCGCGCTTCCTCCCGAGCGGTTGGATGCGTTGCTGCGCGCGCTGGAGCCCGCGCGCACCATCCTCTTCGACGGGATGTTGATGTCGGTGTCCAGCGAGCTGCTCCTGCCCCGAATCACCGTGGAGGACCGGGGCGAGCAGACCGTGATGAAGGTGGACAAGGACTCGCGCGTCACCGAGGTCATCAGCCCCGGCATCGCGATGGGCGGCGGCGTGCTCTTCCGGCTCGGTGAGCAGTCCATCTCCGGTTCGCGATTGGAGAAGCTGCCGCAGGAGCGCGCCTTCTCGCCGGACCAGATGGGCGACCTCACCGGCAAGGTGTTGCCGGAGCTGGCCAAGCGCCTGCCCGTGGACGTGAAGAGCCGGCGGCTGCCGGCCATCGACCGCACGCTCAAGCCGCGCATCTCGCTGGAGCTGGACCCACTCGAAGGCGGGCTCTCGGTGTTGCCCACGCTCGTGTACGGCTCGCCGCCCACGGTGCGCATCGACAACGGGCGCATGGTGTACCTGAGCGGCGCGGTGCCCGTGAGAGACGAGGGCGCCGAGCAGAAGCTCGTCCACGGCCTGCGCGACGAATTGAACATGGTCCCCGGCCGGCGCGTGTCGGTGCAGGGCAAGGAGGCCGTGCAGCTCGCCGACAAGCTGCGGCGCTGGCGCGGTGGGCTCACCGGCGACGCGGCGCGCTTCGTCAGCCCGGACGTGAAGCTCAAGCCGGTGCTCGGCGTACAGACGGGCACCACCGAGGTGGGCGCGCCGAGCGTCGGCTTCTCGTTCAACTTCGAGGTGGAGGGCGCGGGCCCGGACGCGCCGCGCATGGTGGACGCGGCCGCCGTGATGAAGGCCTACGAAGAAGGCCTGGGCCTGGTGCCGCTGGAGGGAGGAGGCTGGGCGCCCCTGCCCACCCAGTGGCTGAAGTCGCATGGGCAGCGCGTGACAGACCTGTTGTCGGCGCGCGACTCGAATGGTCGCATCGCCAACCACGCCATCCCCCAGCTCACGGACCTGTGCGAGGCGTTGGAGCACCCGCCCCCGCCCGGGCTGGAGAAGCTGGCGCCGCTGGTGAAGGGCTTCGAGAAGCTGCCCGAGCCCCAGCTCCCGCGAGACCTCACCGCGAAGCTGCGCCCGTACCAGCTGCACGGCGTGAGCTGGCTCACCTTCCTACGGCAGGCGGGACTGGGCGGCGTGCTCGCGGACGACATGGGTCTGGGCAAGACGCTCCAGACGATTTGCATGATTGGGAAGGGCACGCTCGTCGTGGCGCCCACCAGCGTGCTGCCCAACTGGCACGCGGAGGTGCGGCGCTTCCGTCCCTCGCTGAAGGTGTCCGTGTACCACGGCCCCGGCCGCTCCCTGGACGAGACGGCCGACGTGACGCTCACCACGTATGCGCTCTTGCGGTTGGACGCGGAGGTGCTGGGCGCGAAGACGTGGGACATGGTGGTGCTCGACGAGGCGCAGGCCATCAAGAACCCCGACAGCCAGGTGGCGCGCGCGGCGTACGAGCTGGAGTCGAACTTCCGGCTCGCGCTCAGCGGCACGCCCATCGAGAACCGGCTCGAGGAGCTGTGGAGCCTGATGCACTTCACCAACCGGGGCCTGCTCGGAGGGCGCAAGGACTTCGAGGAGCGCTGGGCACGCCCCGTCTCGGACAACCTCAAGGGCGCGGCCGAGCGGCTTCGCGCGCGCATCCGTCCCTTCGTGCTGCGCAGGCTCAAGCGGGAGGTGGCGCCCGAGTTGCCGCCGCGCACCGAGTCCGTCCGCCACGTCACGCTGAGCGAGCACGAGCGCGCGGTCTACGACGCGGTGTACTCGGCCACGCGCGAAGAGGTGGTGTCGCAGCTGGAGGCGGGCGGCAGCGTGCTCAAGGCGCTGGAGGCGCTGTTGCGGCTTCGACAGGCCGCGTGTCATCCGGCGCTCGTCCCGGGCCAGCAGGCGAAGTCGTCGTCCAAGGTGCAGGCGCTGGCGGAGGCGCTCGGCACGGCGGTGGCGGACGGACACAAGGCGCTCGTCTTCTCGCAGTGGACGTCGATGCTGGACCTCATCGAGCCGGCGCTGCGCGAGGCGGACATCGGCTTCATCCGGCTGGATGGCAGCACGTCCAATCGCGGCGCGGTGGCGGACGCGTTCCAGGACCCGAACGGCCCACCGGTGATGCTCATCTCGCTCAAGGCAGGCGCCACGGGCTTGAATCTCACGGCGGCGGACCACGTGTTCCTGGTGGACCCGTGGTGGAACCCCTCGGTGGAAAATCAGGCCGCGGACCGCGCGCACCGCATCGGACAGCAGCGCCCCGTCATGGTGTACCGACTGGTCTCCCAGGGCACGGTGGAGGAGAAGATCCTCACGCTCCAGGACAAGAAGCGCGCGCTCTTCGAGTCCGCGCTGGGAGGCGGCTCCGGTGGTGGCGCCGCCATCACCCGCGCGGACCTGATGCAGTTGCTCGACTGA
- a CDS encoding protein kinase domain-containing protein → MSCPDENALSDYARAGLDPESTTRVREHVAGCPECRSVLAALSGLETPPPSVGTGARVGRYVVLGLLGEGGMGRVHAAYDPELDRKVAIKLLNLTRLGEGSLGQARQRLEREARTMARLSHPHVAQLHDVGEFQGQLFLVMELVEGGTLRRWLTEKPRTRREILEPFIQAADGLAATHALGITHRDFKPDNVLLTRDEQVRITDFGLSNAAALESPREERPRVPDGASLTVTGVFLGTPGYASPEQLRGERGDVRSDQFAFCVALYEALNGQRPFAGNTREELLTSMQRMEVRPEKRGVPSWLVAVVRRGLSVDPARRFESMAVLRSRLAREVGAWKRSAAVAVLAGGLVGLGFLVLGPSWKDSRERCHGSERHLVGVWDAPVREAVHQAFLKTGDGSAEASFQAVASSLDRWTRDWTHAHQSACEATRVFGEQTEAALGLQMTCLDQRLGELSRLTVALQGADARTVERGFGLGTSLGGVVHCADVRTLQEAVSPPQDPKARAEVDAVRAELARANAELLAGHTPEALKIALPARERALVTHHRPLEAEAHQLCAFLQEDAGAFDEARKSLAQGSLAAEAGRHLGVLGRVLKSQAWLHGYSLGRTQEAWPYFHRARAVAESLRDAELDALLNHVQAELLEQEGRFAEAEPLLRASLEAASAKGRTQAHAELSGRLGLLARKRGRLVEARHWQEEAVRLHEAYFGPSHRDTGRALVNLGGTLALLGELSQAEVVLLRALDILRHTLGDANLSVARTWSNLALVYFEWGHGAQAREAAEQSWSVAQKSVAADSPVLMGMASNWLGVLGEQGERARELAHVRGVLAHRERVYGAAHPEVALDLHEVGRLLRLSGRPEEARGFHARGVSLQQPLVAKGEVDGAGLRALADALLFLGQVDEARRHVEQALASMEKDLGLSSSERIEALLVLGDVQLARGQPSEALGPLRTALESLTQRQVVSARVPRVRRRLARALRLTGAMEEGCEQARRASEELGAWSKAYTQETRETRAELAHCRGG, encoded by the coding sequence GTGAGCTGCCCGGACGAGAACGCTCTCTCCGATTACGCGAGGGCAGGGCTGGACCCCGAGAGCACGACGCGCGTGCGCGAACACGTCGCGGGGTGTCCGGAATGCCGGAGCGTTCTCGCCGCGTTGAGTGGGCTGGAGACACCTCCTCCGTCGGTCGGAACAGGCGCGCGCGTGGGGCGCTACGTGGTGCTGGGGCTCCTGGGCGAGGGAGGCATGGGCCGCGTCCATGCCGCCTACGACCCGGAGCTGGACCGCAAGGTGGCCATCAAGCTGCTGAACCTCACGAGGCTCGGAGAGGGTTCTCTCGGACAGGCGCGTCAGCGACTGGAGCGCGAGGCCCGCACGATGGCTCGACTGTCGCATCCCCACGTCGCCCAACTTCATGACGTGGGTGAGTTCCAGGGGCAGCTCTTCCTGGTGATGGAGTTGGTCGAGGGCGGCACACTGCGCCGGTGGCTCACGGAGAAGCCGCGCACGCGCCGGGAGATCCTCGAGCCCTTCATCCAGGCTGCCGATGGACTCGCGGCCACGCATGCGCTGGGCATCACCCATCGCGACTTCAAGCCCGACAACGTCCTGCTCACGCGCGACGAACAGGTGCGCATCACCGACTTCGGCCTGTCCAACGCGGCGGCGCTGGAGTCACCGCGAGAGGAGCGTCCCCGCGTCCCCGACGGAGCGTCGCTCACCGTCACGGGGGTATTCCTGGGGACCCCTGGCTATGCGTCGCCGGAGCAACTCCGTGGCGAGCGCGGGGATGTGCGCTCGGACCAGTTCGCCTTCTGCGTCGCGCTCTACGAAGCGCTCAACGGGCAGCGGCCCTTCGCGGGCAACACGCGCGAGGAGTTGCTGACGTCCATGCAGCGCATGGAGGTGCGTCCCGAGAAGCGCGGTGTGCCTTCATGGCTCGTGGCCGTGGTCCGGCGGGGGCTCTCGGTGGACCCGGCGCGACGCTTCGAGTCCATGGCGGTCCTGCGGTCCCGCCTCGCGCGCGAGGTCGGTGCCTGGAAGCGCAGCGCCGCCGTGGCCGTGCTCGCGGGCGGACTGGTGGGCCTGGGGTTCCTCGTGTTGGGGCCTTCCTGGAAGGACTCTCGCGAGCGCTGTCACGGCAGCGAGAGACACCTCGTGGGCGTCTGGGATGCGCCGGTACGGGAGGCCGTGCATCAGGCCTTCTTGAAGACGGGGGACGGTTCGGCGGAGGCCTCGTTCCAGGCCGTGGCTTCCTCGCTGGACCGGTGGACCCGGGACTGGACGCACGCGCATCAATCCGCGTGCGAGGCGACGCGGGTCTTCGGCGAGCAGACGGAGGCGGCGTTGGGCTTGCAGATGACGTGCCTGGACCAGCGCCTGGGCGAGCTGTCGCGCTTGACGGTGGCGCTCCAGGGCGCGGACGCGCGGACGGTGGAGCGAGGCTTCGGACTCGGGACGTCGCTCGGCGGCGTGGTCCACTGCGCGGACGTGCGCACGTTGCAGGAGGCCGTCTCTCCTCCCCAGGACCCGAAGGCGCGCGCGGAGGTGGACGCGGTGCGCGCGGAGCTGGCGCGCGCGAACGCGGAGCTGCTCGCGGGCCATACGCCGGAGGCGCTCAAGATTGCACTGCCCGCCCGGGAGCGTGCGCTCGTCACGCATCACCGACCGCTCGAAGCGGAGGCGCACCAACTCTGTGCCTTCCTCCAGGAGGACGCGGGGGCCTTCGACGAGGCCCGGAAGTCCCTGGCCCAGGGCTCGCTGGCGGCGGAGGCGGGACGACACCTGGGCGTGCTCGGGCGGGTGCTCAAGTCCCAGGCGTGGTTGCATGGGTACAGCCTGGGGCGCACCCAGGAGGCGTGGCCCTACTTCCATCGCGCGAGGGCCGTGGCGGAGTCGCTCCGGGACGCCGAGCTGGACGCGCTGCTGAACCACGTCCAGGCGGAGCTGCTGGAACAGGAGGGCCGCTTCGCCGAAGCCGAGCCGCTGCTGCGCGCCTCGTTGGAGGCCGCGAGCGCGAAGGGCCGGACGCAAGCGCACGCGGAGCTGAGCGGTCGGCTGGGGCTGCTGGCGCGGAAGCGGGGACGGCTCGTGGAGGCCAGGCACTGGCAGGAGGAGGCGGTGCGGCTCCACGAGGCGTACTTCGGACCGTCGCACCGGGACACGGGGCGGGCCCTGGTGAACCTGGGCGGAACGCTGGCGCTGCTCGGAGAGCTGTCACAGGCGGAGGTCGTCCTGCTCCGTGCGCTCGACATCCTCCGTCACACGTTGGGGGACGCGAACCTCTCGGTGGCCCGGACCTGGTCCAACCTGGCGCTCGTCTATTTCGAATGGGGACATGGCGCCCAGGCGCGCGAGGCCGCGGAGCAGAGCTGGTCCGTGGCGCAGAAGAGCGTGGCCGCAGACAGCCCGGTGCTGATGGGGATGGCGTCGAACTGGCTCGGTGTCCTCGGCGAGCAGGGTGAGCGGGCGCGGGAACTCGCGCACGTGCGAGGCGTCCTGGCGCATCGCGAGCGTGTCTACGGCGCCGCGCACCCGGAGGTGGCCCTGGACCTCCACGAGGTGGGCCGACTGCTGCGTCTGTCGGGGCGTCCGGAGGAGGCGCGGGGCTTCCACGCGCGAGGTGTCTCACTCCAACAGCCCCTCGTCGCGAAGGGAGAGGTGGACGGTGCGGGACTGCGAGCCCTCGCGGATGCGCTCCTGTTCCTGGGGCAGGTGGATGAGGCGCGTCGTCACGTGGAGCAGGCGCTCGCGAGCATGGAGAAGGACCTGGGCCTGTCGTCATCCGAGCGCATCGAGGCGCTGCTCGTCCTGGGCGACGTCCAGCTCGCGCGAGGCCAACCCTCGGAGGCGCTCGGCCCACTGCGCACGGCGCTGGAGTCGCTCACGCAGCGGCAGGTGGTCTCCGCGAGAGTGCCGAGGGTGCGTCGTCGACTCGCGCGAGCGCTTCGGCTGACGGGCGCGATGGAGGAGGGTTGCGAGCAGGCGCGTCGCGCGTCGGAGGAGCTGGGCGCCTGGAGCAAGGCTTACACCCAGGAGACGCGAGAAACGCGGGCTGAGCTGGCGCACTGTCGCGGAGGGTAG